In the genome of Phlebotomus papatasi isolate M1 chromosome 2, Ppap_2.1, whole genome shotgun sequence, one region contains:
- the LOC129804263 gene encoding 26S proteasome non-ATPase regulatory subunit 4 isoform X1: MVLESTMICFDNSDYQRNGDYFPTRMNAQKDGINLVCLTKVRSNPENNVGLMTMANTVEVLATLTSDVGRILSKMHLVQPKGNINLLTGIRIAHLVLKHRQGKNHKMRIVVFVGSPVTNEEGELVKLAKRLKKEKVNVDIVSFGDHSSNNEILNAFINALNGKDAGTGSHLVSVPRGSVLSEALISSPIIQGEDGMGGAGLGGAGFEFGVDPNEDPELALALRVSMEEQRQRQEEEQRRAIMADAAANPTSGTAGQETIADEPHSEETLLQRALALSTETPADDDGMPDFANMTEEEQIAFAMQMSMQDAQEPVAQAPSRPKKEETPMEVDEDYNEVISDPAFLQSVLENLPGVDPQSETIRDAVGSLNKDKDKKSGDKEKDKQ, translated from the exons atGGTGCTGGAAAGTACGATGATCTg tttcGACAACAGCGACTATCAGCGCAATGGGGACTACTTTCCCACACGCATGAATGCTCAGAAAGATGGGATAAATCTGGTATGTCTTACAAAAGTACGCTCCAATCCAGAGAACAATGTTGGCCTGATGACAATGGCCAATACTGTTGAAGTTCTGGCTACTCTGACCAGCGATGTGGGcagaattttgtcaaaaatgcactTGGTACAGCCCAAGGGGAATATCAACTTGCTGACTGGCATCCGGATTGCTCAT CTGGTGCTGAAACATCGTCAAGGAAAGAATCACAAGATGAGGATTGTGGTCTTTGTGGGATCTCCAGTGACCAATGAGGAAGGTGAACTTGTGAAGCTGGCCAAGAGGCTGAAGAAGGAGAAAGTCAATGTGGACATTGTCAGCTTTGGCGATCACTCGTCAAACAATGAGATTCTCAATGCATTTATCAATGCTCTCAATGGAAAAGATG CAGGCACAGGATCTCACCTGGTGAGCGTTCCACGTGGATCAGTTCTCTCCGAAGCACTGATTTCTTCGCCAATAATCCAGGGCGAGGATGGAATGGGCGGTGCTGGCCTCGGAGGAGCTGGCTTTGAGTTTGGTGTTGATCCCAATGAAGATCCTGAATTGGCTCTGGCACTCAGGGTCTCAATGGAGGAACAGCGTCAGCGTCAGGAAGAGGAACAGCGTCGTGCTATAATGGCAGATGCTGCTGCCAATCCAACTTCTGGCACTGCTGGGCAAGAGACCATTGCCGATGAGCCACATTCGGAGGAGACACTCCTTCAGCGAGCTCTGGCACTGTCAACTGAGACTCCGGCTGATGATGATGGCATGCCGGATTTTGCCAATATGACTGAAGAGGAACAGATTGCTTTCGCCATGCAAATGTCTATGCAAGATGCAC AAGAACCTGTGGCTCAGGCTCCATCTCGTCCCAAGAAAGAAGAGACACCAATGGAGGTAGATGAAGATTACAATGAAGTGATCAGTGATCCTGCATTTCTTCAG AGCGTCCTCGAAAATTTGCCCGGAGTTGATCCTCAATCGGAAACAATTCGAGATGCTGTTGGTTCACTCAATAAGGATAAGGATAAGAAGAGTGGCGATAAAGAGAAGGATAAGCAGTAG
- the LOC129804263 gene encoding 26S proteasome non-ATPase regulatory subunit 4 isoform X2 translates to MVLESTMICFDNSDYQRNGDYFPTRMNAQKDGINLVCLTKVRSNPENNVGLMTMANTVEVLATLTSDVGRILSKMHLVQPKGNINLLTGIRIAHLVLKHRQGKNHKMRIVVFVGSPVTNEEGELVKLAKRLKKEKVNVDIVSFGDHSSNNEILNAFINALNGKDGTGSHLVSVPRGSVLSEALISSPIIQGEDGMGGAGLGGAGFEFGVDPNEDPELALALRVSMEEQRQRQEEEQRRAIMADAAANPTSGTAGQETIADEPHSEETLLQRALALSTETPADDDGMPDFANMTEEEQIAFAMQMSMQDAQEPVAQAPSRPKKEETPMEVDEDYNEVISDPAFLQSVLENLPGVDPQSETIRDAVGSLNKDKDKKSGDKEKDKQ, encoded by the exons atGGTGCTGGAAAGTACGATGATCTg tttcGACAACAGCGACTATCAGCGCAATGGGGACTACTTTCCCACACGCATGAATGCTCAGAAAGATGGGATAAATCTGGTATGTCTTACAAAAGTACGCTCCAATCCAGAGAACAATGTTGGCCTGATGACAATGGCCAATACTGTTGAAGTTCTGGCTACTCTGACCAGCGATGTGGGcagaattttgtcaaaaatgcactTGGTACAGCCCAAGGGGAATATCAACTTGCTGACTGGCATCCGGATTGCTCAT CTGGTGCTGAAACATCGTCAAGGAAAGAATCACAAGATGAGGATTGTGGTCTTTGTGGGATCTCCAGTGACCAATGAGGAAGGTGAACTTGTGAAGCTGGCCAAGAGGCTGAAGAAGGAGAAAGTCAATGTGGACATTGTCAGCTTTGGCGATCACTCGTCAAACAATGAGATTCTCAATGCATTTATCAATGCTCTCAATGGAAAAGATG GCACAGGATCTCACCTGGTGAGCGTTCCACGTGGATCAGTTCTCTCCGAAGCACTGATTTCTTCGCCAATAATCCAGGGCGAGGATGGAATGGGCGGTGCTGGCCTCGGAGGAGCTGGCTTTGAGTTTGGTGTTGATCCCAATGAAGATCCTGAATTGGCTCTGGCACTCAGGGTCTCAATGGAGGAACAGCGTCAGCGTCAGGAAGAGGAACAGCGTCGTGCTATAATGGCAGATGCTGCTGCCAATCCAACTTCTGGCACTGCTGGGCAAGAGACCATTGCCGATGAGCCACATTCGGAGGAGACACTCCTTCAGCGAGCTCTGGCACTGTCAACTGAGACTCCGGCTGATGATGATGGCATGCCGGATTTTGCCAATATGACTGAAGAGGAACAGATTGCTTTCGCCATGCAAATGTCTATGCAAGATGCAC AAGAACCTGTGGCTCAGGCTCCATCTCGTCCCAAGAAAGAAGAGACACCAATGGAGGTAGATGAAGATTACAATGAAGTGATCAGTGATCCTGCATTTCTTCAG AGCGTCCTCGAAAATTTGCCCGGAGTTGATCCTCAATCGGAAACAATTCGAGATGCTGTTGGTTCACTCAATAAGGATAAGGATAAGAAGAGTGGCGATAAAGAGAAGGATAAGCAGTAG